In the Leptolyngbya sp. 'hensonii' genome, one interval contains:
- a CDS encoding phycobilisome rod-core linker polypeptide codes for MSVRASGGSSVARPQLYQTVPTAIISQAEQQDRFLARGELSELSSYFSSGLKRLAIAEALTRNSELIVSRAANRIFVGGSPMSFLEKPREEPVMSMAGTVVDTREAMKLGTATFIESRGGLLEGFRSLFSTSGSGPIPVGFRPINVARYGPSNMQKSLRDLSWFLRYVSYAIVAGDPNIIAVNTRGLREVIENACSGEATIVALQEMRTAALGYFRQDVDAAAIVAQYFDVLITEFRAPTPSSKLRQRPSPDLQGLQLPQIYFNAAERRPKFVMKPGLSASEKQEVVKAAYRQVFERDITRAYSLSVSDLESKVKNNDISMKEFIRRLAKSPLYRKNFFQPYINSRALELAFRHILGRGPSSREEVQKYFSIVSSGGLAALVDALIDSQEYADYFGEETVPYLRGLGQEAQECRNWGPQQNLFSYSAPFRKIPQFLTTFASYDQPLPDQHPYGSGNDPLEIQFGAIFPKETRNPSASPAPFGKDTRRILINRGPGINSQVSNPGARGANPGTLGPKVFKLDQLPSFTGLQSTVDIFSTRRAVGAPTKGISVKYSESSTQAVIRAAYLQVFGRALYEGQRLTLSEIKLENGDITLREFIRQLAKSDLFRKMYWAPLYVMKAVEYIHRRLLGRPTYGREENNRYFDICAKKGFYALIDAIIDSEEYAESFGEDTVPYERYVTPAGLALRSMRAGSIGDKGARVEQDAKTPKFIELGLVTDVRTLPDVQFRIEQGVSKQREQTKIFKLTGLEDKANLKIVIRAAYRQIFERDIDPYIVKNEFTVLETQLSNGDITVKEFIESLGNSKLYLREFYTPYPNTKVIELGTKHFLGRAPLDQAEIRKYNQILASQGIKGFIGAMVNSLEYLQYFNEDTVPYRRFPTLPAANFPNTEKLYNQLTKQNDDLVVPSFEPVKSKLDVAQMPLVSQAIVDDRARSLAADLGRASKAVETEDGIRLKPARIFRLNPGMAEAETTLVISAIYSQIMNISGEQVPAEFRCLELEQKLHNREISVREFVRALSSSDAYCQRFCTPYPTAKVVELLFRHLLGRTPATQAEIRQYSNLLADEGLKVAVATLVDSPEYARYFGEDVVPYNRFPSLPTGNYLGSIKTDL; via the coding sequence ATGAGTGTTAGGGCAAGTGGTGGAAGCTCGGTTGCGCGCCCGCAACTTTACCAAACTGTACCAACCGCAATCATTTCTCAAGCTGAACAGCAAGACCGCTTTTTAGCGCGGGGAGAACTGAGTGAACTGTCCAGCTACTTCAGTTCCGGGCTTAAGCGGTTGGCTATTGCAGAGGCTCTGACGAGAAATTCAGAGTTGATTGTTTCTCGTGCCGCCAACCGGATCTTTGTGGGTGGGTCTCCCATGTCCTTCCTGGAAAAGCCCAGAGAGGAGCCCGTCATGAGTATGGCGGGGACTGTGGTTGATACCCGCGAAGCAATGAAGCTGGGAACGGCAACTTTTATTGAGAGTCGGGGAGGGCTACTGGAGGGATTTCGCTCCCTGTTCAGCACCTCTGGTAGTGGACCCATTCCTGTCGGCTTCAGGCCAATTAATGTGGCCCGCTATGGTCCTTCCAATATGCAGAAATCGCTCCGTGATTTGAGCTGGTTCCTGCGCTACGTCTCCTATGCCATCGTGGCTGGGGATCCCAACATCATCGCAGTGAATACCCGAGGATTGCGGGAAGTTATCGAAAATGCCTGTTCTGGGGAAGCCACGATCGTGGCACTGCAGGAAATGCGGACAGCGGCCTTGGGCTATTTCCGTCAGGATGTCGATGCGGCTGCGATCGTGGCTCAGTATTTCGATGTGCTGATTACAGAGTTTAGGGCTCCTACTCCCTCTAGCAAGCTGCGCCAACGTCCTTCTCCTGACCTTCAGGGTTTGCAGTTGCCTCAGATTTACTTCAATGCTGCAGAGCGTCGGCCCAAATTCGTCATGAAGCCGGGCCTATCTGCTTCTGAAAAACAGGAAGTTGTGAAAGCTGCCTACCGGCAGGTCTTTGAGCGGGATATCACCCGGGCCTACAGCCTTTCTGTCTCTGATCTGGAATCCAAGGTCAAGAATAACGATATTTCCATGAAGGAGTTCATTCGTCGGTTGGCGAAGTCTCCGCTTTATCGTAAGAACTTCTTTCAACCCTACATCAACAGCCGTGCGCTGGAGTTAGCTTTCCGTCACATTCTGGGTCGTGGTCCCAGTAGCCGGGAAGAAGTGCAAAAGTACTTCTCCATTGTCTCGTCCGGGGGGCTGGCAGCTCTGGTGGATGCCCTGATCGATTCGCAGGAATATGCAGATTACTTTGGAGAGGAGACGGTTCCTTACCTGCGAGGGTTGGGCCAGGAAGCTCAAGAGTGCCGCAACTGGGGACCGCAGCAAAATCTGTTTAGCTACAGTGCACCCTTCCGTAAAATTCCTCAATTCCTGACGACCTTTGCCAGTTACGATCAGCCGCTACCCGATCAGCATCCCTATGGTTCGGGCAATGATCCGTTGGAGATTCAATTCGGTGCTATCTTCCCGAAAGAAACTCGCAACCCCAGCGCCAGTCCTGCCCCCTTTGGTAAGGATACCCGCCGGATTCTGATTAACCGGGGACCTGGGATTAACAGCCAGGTCAGCAATCCTGGGGCACGGGGAGCCAATCCTGGAACGCTTGGACCTAAAGTTTTCAAACTGGATCAACTGCCCAGCTTTACCGGCCTGCAATCCACGGTTGATATTTTCAGCACCCGACGAGCAGTGGGTGCCCCGACTAAGGGCATCAGTGTTAAGTACTCTGAAAGCTCAACTCAAGCGGTGATTCGAGCTGCCTACTTGCAGGTCTTTGGGAGAGCCCTTTATGAAGGGCAACGCCTGACCCTGTCGGAAATTAAGCTGGAAAATGGGGATATCACCTTGCGGGAGTTTATCCGCCAGTTGGCCAAGTCTGACCTCTTCCGCAAGATGTACTGGGCTCCACTCTATGTGATGAAGGCGGTTGAGTACATTCACCGTCGTTTACTGGGTCGCCCCACCTATGGCCGTGAGGAGAACAATCGCTACTTCGATATCTGTGCGAAGAAGGGCTTCTATGCGCTGATTGATGCCATTATCGACAGCGAAGAGTATGCCGAATCCTTTGGTGAAGATACCGTTCCTTACGAGCGTTATGTCACCCCTGCTGGTCTGGCGCTGCGATCGATGAGAGCTGGTAGCATCGGAGACAAGGGTGCCCGGGTTGAACAGGATGCCAAGACACCTAAGTTTATCGAACTGGGTCTGGTGACTGATGTTCGGACCCTACCCGATGTTCAGTTCCGCATTGAGCAGGGTGTCTCCAAGCAACGGGAGCAAACTAAGATCTTCAAGCTCACCGGCCTGGAAGATAAGGCTAACCTGAAGATTGTGATTCGGGCTGCCTATCGTCAGATCTTCGAGCGGGATATCGATCCTTACATCGTGAAGAATGAATTCACGGTGCTGGAAACCCAGCTCAGTAATGGTGACATTACAGTCAAAGAGTTTATCGAGAGTCTGGGTAATTCCAAATTGTATCTTCGGGAGTTCTACACCCCTTACCCGAACACGAAAGTGATCGAGTTGGGAACCAAGCACTTCCTGGGTCGGGCTCCGCTGGATCAGGCAGAAATCCGCAAGTACAACCAGATTCTGGCTTCTCAAGGGATCAAAGGCTTTATTGGCGCGATGGTTAACAGCTTGGAATACCTGCAGTATTTCAATGAAGACACGGTACCCTACCGTCGCTTCCCCACCTTGCCTGCTGCCAACTTCCCCAATACTGAGAAGTTGTACAACCAACTGACCAAGCAAAACGATGACCTGGTTGTGCCCAGCTTTGAGCCCGTTAAGTCCAAACTGGATGTTGCCCAGATGCCCTTAGTCTCTCAGGCGATCGTAGACGATCGGGCCAGGTCTCTGGCGGCTGATCTGGGGCGTGCTTCCAAAGCTGTGGAAACTGAAGATGGGATCCGGTTAAAGCCTGCTCGTATTTTCCGCCTGAATCCAGGGATGGCCGAGGCTGAAACCACCCTGGTAATCAGCGCTATTTACAGCCAGATCATGAATATCTCTGGGGAGCAGGTTCCTGCGGAATTCCGTTGCCTGGAACTGGAGCAAAAACTCCACAATCGGGAAATTTCCGTCCGGGAGTTCGTTCGGGCTCTGTCCAGTTCAGACGCCTACTGCCAGCGCTTCTGCACTCCTTATCCCACAGCTAAGGTGGTTGAGTTACTGTTCCGGCATCTGCTGGGTCGAACTCCAGCTACCCAAGCTGAGATCCGCCAATACAGCAACTTGCTGGCTGATGAGGGGCTGAAGGTGGCCGTTGCAACCCTGGTGGATAGCCCTGAATATGCTCGCTACTTTGGAGAGGATGTAGTGCCCTACAATCGCTTTCCCAGCCTGCCGACTGGCAATTATCTGGGTAGCATTAAAACCGACCTCTAA
- a CDS encoding IS1 family transposase (programmed frameshift), which translates to MECKLCGHSKTHKHGKMPNGHQRYFCLGCQQTFSESFDTLYYYRHVSPEQIQQVLQAHSEGTSLRGISRISGLAYNTVVSIIRRASSKAQLIHNQEVAQVETEEVSADEMWSFVKKQKQCLPLELDLGDCWVGLSLANSSGLILAARVGKHTDELIEELMVTTEGKTECKQWNSDDWGGYERVLPPEIHHHIGKDKTQRLERTNGIIRQQTGRWHRRQNKFGKVWEQTKVTTRLVVSYFNWIWRHSRFKTTAAQRANLAAEPWTWQDFATYPTII; encoded by the exons ATGGAATGTAAGCTCTGCGGTCATTCTAAGACTCACAAGCATGGCAAGATGCCGAATGGGCATCAACGCTACTTTTGCCTGGGGTGCCAACAAACCTTCTCAGAGAGTTTTGACACCCTCTACTACTACCGTCACGTCAGTCCAGAGCAAATTCAACAAGTCCTGCAAGCTCACAGTGAGGGCACCAGTTTACGAGGGATTAGTCGGATTAGCGGGTTAGCTTATAACACGGTAGTGAGTATTATTCGACGAGCGAGTAGCAAAGCTCAACTCATCCACAATCAGGAGGTGGCTCAAGTTGAAACCGAGGAGGTGAGTGCTGATGAGATGTGGTCCTTTGTG AAAAAACAGAAGCAATGTCTGCCCCTAGAATTAGACTTGGGAGACTGTTGGGTGGGGTTGAGTTTAGCCAATAGCAGTGGGCTGATCTTGGCGGCCCGTGTGGGAAAGCATACGGATGAGTTGATTGAAGAACTGATGGTCACAACGGAAGGAAAAACGGAGTGCAAACAGTGGAATAGCGATGATTGGGGAGGGTATGAACGAGTCCTTCCACCAGAAATTCATCATCACATTGGTAAGGATAAAACCCAACGATTAGAGAGAACCAATGGTATTATCCGGCAACAAACAGGACGGTGGCATCGACGGCAAAACAAGTTTGGCAAGGTGTGGGAGCAAACGAAGGTGACTACACGATTGGTTGTCAGTTATTTCAATTGGATTTGGCGGCATAGCCGATTCAAAACAACTGCGGCTCAACGAGCAAACTTGGCAGCAGAGCCTTGGACTTGGCAAGACTTCGCAACTTATCCAACAATTATTTGA
- a CDS encoding GGDEF domain-containing phosphodiesterase — MDQAMSSNGKSHPLQLSSLSGAGEAFFAIVESLNQAVLVADERACVSYVNPRMATFLACSQADLVGQPVLDVMSTRQGWPQFRWAQKQSWANRRELCEVNLMTSEASNGRADWVEVVSMPLQYRNSSPMGTLVIVTDISHRKWVEDQLQQQSECSLERNGSYDALTGLPNRTLFVKRLEAAIARARDEPDYLFAVLFIDLDRFKLINDSLGHLAGDQVLMAMARRLEICVRPGDTVARLGGDEFTILLTDIRYTEDATIVAERIQQELSQSFDLDGNEVFSSVSIGIAINRGDSIDRLYDSPEDLLRDADIAMYHAKTSGRARHQVFTTSMYLRAVELLELESDLRRAVERQEFCIHYQPIVALDTGRISGFEALVRWYRPKRGLVFPADFIAVAEETGIITAIGEWVLHTACHQLWAWQQRFPTYPPLTISVNLSARQLTQSNLVSRIHQILEETKILPGSLKLEITESTIMKNPEATASLLEKLRQHNIQLCIDDFGTGYSSLSHLRRFPINTLKIDRSFITTMHGDEENLEIVKTIVHLAHSLGIYITAEGVERNEHLHQLWALQCEYAQGLFFSEALDSEAATALIASYPQW, encoded by the coding sequence ATGGACCAGGCAATGTCCTCCAATGGCAAGAGCCACCCGCTGCAATTGAGCAGCCTCAGTGGCGCAGGTGAGGCTTTCTTTGCGATCGTGGAAAGCCTGAATCAGGCTGTTCTGGTTGCAGATGAGAGGGCTTGCGTTTCCTATGTTAATCCTCGCATGGCCACCTTTCTAGCCTGTTCCCAGGCAGACCTGGTAGGGCAGCCAGTGTTAGACGTCATGTCTACCCGGCAGGGCTGGCCTCAATTTCGTTGGGCTCAAAAGCAATCCTGGGCCAACCGGCGGGAGCTTTGTGAAGTTAATCTCATGACTTCAGAAGCGTCCAATGGCAGAGCTGACTGGGTAGAAGTGGTCTCTATGCCGTTGCAGTATCGCAACAGTTCACCCATGGGGACCCTGGTCATCGTAACGGACATTTCCCACCGCAAGTGGGTGGAGGATCAGCTCCAACAGCAGTCAGAATGTTCCCTGGAGCGGAACGGTTCTTATGATGCCCTGACCGGGTTGCCGAATCGGACCCTGTTTGTGAAACGACTGGAAGCCGCCATTGCCCGAGCCAGGGATGAACCTGATTACCTGTTTGCAGTGCTATTTATTGATCTGGACCGCTTTAAGTTGATTAACGATAGCCTGGGGCATCTGGCTGGGGATCAGGTGCTGATGGCGATGGCCCGCCGCCTGGAAATCTGCGTTCGTCCTGGAGATACGGTTGCCCGCCTGGGGGGGGATGAATTCACAATTTTGCTGACGGATATTCGTTATACCGAAGATGCCACGATCGTGGCTGAACGAATTCAGCAGGAACTTTCCCAATCCTTTGATTTGGATGGGAATGAGGTGTTTAGTAGTGTCAGTATTGGTATTGCCATTAACCGGGGGGATTCGATCGATCGCCTCTATGACAGCCCGGAAGATCTGCTGCGGGATGCTGATATTGCCATGTATCATGCGAAGACCTCGGGTCGGGCTCGCCATCAGGTGTTTACCACGTCCATGTATCTGCGGGCCGTAGAACTGCTGGAATTGGAAAGTGATCTGCGTCGGGCTGTAGAACGACAGGAATTCTGTATTCACTATCAACCGATCGTCGCTCTGGATACCGGCAGAATTTCCGGGTTTGAAGCACTCGTGCGATGGTATCGACCTAAGCGAGGGCTGGTATTTCCGGCAGATTTCATTGCGGTGGCGGAGGAGACCGGCATCATCACGGCCATTGGGGAGTGGGTCTTGCATACGGCCTGTCATCAGCTCTGGGCCTGGCAGCAACGGTTTCCGACCTATCCTCCGCTGACGATCAGCGTCAATCTCTCTGCCCGACAGTTGACCCAATCCAATCTGGTCAGCCGGATTCACCAGATTCTGGAAGAAACCAAAATTTTGCCTGGTAGCCTGAAGCTGGAAATTACGGAAAGCACGATCATGAAAAATCCGGAGGCGACGGCCAGCCTCCTGGAAAAACTCCGTCAACATAACATTCAGCTTTGTATCGATGACTTTGGGACGGGGTATTCTTCCCTCAGTCATTTGCGCCGCTTTCCCATCAACACCCTGAAAATTGATCGCTCCTTCATCACGACCATGCATGGGGATGAGGAGAACCTGGAAATTGTCAAAACGATCGTTCATCTGGCCCATAGCTTGGGCATTTACATCACTGCCGAAGGAGTGGAGCGCAATGAGCACCTCCATCAGCTCTGGGCGCTCCAATGTGAATATGCCCAGGGATTGTTTTTCTCAGAGGCTCTTGATAGTGAGGCTGCGACTGCCTTAATTGCCTCCTACCCTCAG